The following are encoded together in the Corticium candelabrum chromosome 1, ooCorCand1.1, whole genome shotgun sequence genome:
- the LOC134189395 gene encoding rRNA methyltransferase 1, mitochondrial-like isoform X2 codes for MFRAGLLVDACEFVSRVEACGMRRVPCQIEGCSFLFWTKRHCKYFESIPLGRKSVLYRCKTRRSNGEPLELVFGLQPCLAALRAQRRVIQKVYLRNDYGQRPRSQLDTVVELAQEYNIQLEGISIARLNHISKDRPHQGVVLVTSRLEFEDQNVTTREEHRSLQIGENGVPALWVVLDEIQDPMNLGAILRTTQFLGVERVIVSRKNCAPLSPIVSKSSAGTMETKAVFAVGSVVKFLQDCALCGWEVLGSCTSENNLQGVDERLDSVEDITLHGPIILVLGNEGRGLRPSVVRVCSRLVTILPSSSSLSTLGLDSLNVSVAADQ; via the exons ATGTTTAGGGCGGGGCTACTGGTTGACGCATGCGAGTTCGTGTCACGTGTGGAAGCGTGTGGGATGAGGAGGGTTCCGTGTCAAATTGAAGGCTGCTCATTCCTTTTTTGGACAAAGAGACACTGCAAATACTTTGAGTCGATACCACTCGGTAGGAAAAGCGTACTTTATCGATGTAAGACTCGTCGTTCAAATGGTGAGCCGCTGGAACTGGTGTTTGGGCTGCAGCCTTGTCTAGCAGCACTGAGAGCGCAACGACGTGTTATTCAAAAAGTCTACTTGAGGAACGACTATGGCCAAAGACCGAG GTCTCAATTGGACACAGTTGTTGAACTGGCTCAGGAATATAATATTCAACTGGAAGGAATAAGCATTGCACGTTTGAATCATATTAGTAAGGATCGACCTCATCAAGGTGTAGTTCTTGTAACAAGTCGACTTGAGTTTGAAGATCAAAATGTCACAACAAGAGAAGAGCATAG GTCGTTGCAAATTGGTGAGAATGGTGTACCAGCTTTGTGGGTAGTTTTGGATGAAATTCAG GATCCCATGAATCTTGGTGCTATATTGAGAACTACTCAATTTCTTGGAGTAGAGAGAGTTATAGTATCTAGAAAGAACTG TGCACCTTTGTCTCCCATTGTGAGCAAATCGAGTGCTGGTACCATGGAAACAAAAGCTGTTTTTGCTGTTGGGAGTGTAGTCAAATTTCTACAG GACTGTGCACTTTGTGGATGGGAGGTCTTGGGCAGCTGTACCTCTGAAAACAATTTACAGGGAGTAGATGAAAGACTTGATTCTGTTGAAGACATTACTCTGCATGGACCTATCATTTTAGTACtag GTAATGAAGGGAGAGGTCTTCGTCCAAGTGTAGTGAGAGTCTGTTCTCGGCTTGTGACTATTTTGCCATCCTCTTCAAGTCTTTCCACTTTAGGATTGGATTCACTCAATGTCTCTGTTGCTGCAG ATCAATAA
- the LOC134189369 gene encoding MORN repeat-containing protein 1-like isoform X2 produces the protein MLSEQKEGELVLRELRKKPIRPGQYVGKQKNNKRHGYGIYVFPNSFFRYEGQWQDGKLHGQGKLIMKDGSYYQGSFRNDEIEGKGFRTYAFSGDNYEGNFLKGEPCGEGVMTYSNGSRYEGSWKSGKYEGHGVLACSNGATYTGHFLDHRRHGCGTQFYANGDHYRGKWRDGKRHGQGDFVGTTGIRYKGLWSNDRYHGDGSLHLPSGILFKGLFHNGAPKSNVTRLRIVGPQTIYAPVDNLINKLQVINVECISDTGETVVAETGRVLKITAGHRHRNGYQPSPSAMGKRTPAFAMSSHKPEHKELVQDFALMKSPFGFEMEPYEVKQIPTHDIVTSVNSEDSAFDDTVFDSHPVSISLSMSSPTMICNPDVPTISVGSGFTEPAKPKYHSKMSKCEVPIETFHSLEECTLAEANAFLEALKPVEVTYTEKGRACFYNLVLPSEKQRLSNQPITERSATAFQKVSKVPVTKQRLERKETTTKSNAQHKLMYDYKSKDRCQQSSPIKSKKQPILDEETVLAHKYCRPGRYVLIVSDVTEPPFLEKRPEPGYLQIVVQKPKLISNSRRKSVSK, from the exons ATGTTATCAGAGCAGAAAGAAGGAGAACTAGTCTTACGAGAGCTCCGAAAAAAACCCATTCGACCAGGGCAGTACGTTGGAAAGCAAAAAAACAACAAGAGACACG GGTATGGTATATATGTCTTCCCAAACTCTTTTTTCCGCTACGAAGGCCAGTGGCAAGATGGGAAACTGCACG GACAAGGCAAGCTGATCATGAAAGACGGTAGCTACTACCAGGGGTCATTTAGAAATGACGAGATAGAGGGCAAAGGCTTCCGAACTTACGCTTTCTCAGGCGATAACTACGAAGGAAACTTTCTCAAGGGAGAACCATGTGGGGAAGGCGTGATGACGTACAGCAACGGCTCACGCTACGAGGGAAGCTGGAAGTCTGGAAAATACGAAG GACATGGAGTTCTAGCCTGTTCAAATGGTGCAACATACACAGGTCACTTTCTCGATCACAGGCGCCACGGATGCGGCACACAATTCTATGCCAACGGAGATCACTACAGGGGCAAGTGGAGAGATGGAAAGCGCCACGGGCAAGGAGACTTTGTTGGGACTACTGGAATCCGATACAAG GGCTTATGGTCTAACGATCGTTACCACGGAGACGGGTCACTTCACCTACCAAGCGGTATACTGTTCAAAGGGTTGTTTCACAACGGTGCACCAAAGA GTAATGTGACACGACTTAGAATCGTTGGTCCTCAAACAATCTATGCGCCTgttgataatttgataaacaaatTGCAAGTCATTAACGTAGAGTGCATTTCCGACACAGGAGAGACCGTTGTTGCAG AAACTGGAAGAGTTTTGAAAATAACAGCAGGACACAGGCATCGCAACGGCTACCAGCCTTCACCTTCAGCAATGGGAAAGAGAACGCCTGCATTTGCGATGTCTTCACACAAACCTGAACATAAAGAACTTGTCCAAGACTTTGCTCTGATGAAGTCACCATT TGGATTCGAAATGGAACCATATGAAGTCAAGCAAATTCCTACACATGACATTGTTACGTCTGTAAACAGCGAAGACAGTGCATTTGATGACACAGTTTTTGATTCTCATCCAGTTTCAATCTCACTGTCTATGTCCAGTCCTACCATGATCTGTAATCCTGATGTCCCAACTATTTCAGTTGGCAGCGGTTTCACAGAACCTGCCAAGCCTAAGTATCATTCCAAGATGTCCAAATGCGAAGTTCCTATTGAAACATTTCATTCACTAGAGGAGTGTACTTTGGCAGAAGCCAATGCCTTTCTAGAAGCCTTGAAGCCTGTAGAAGTAACTTATACAGAAAAAGGAAGAGCCTGTTTTTACAACCTTGTCTTGCCTTCCGAAAAACAAAGACTTTCTAACCAACCAATCACTGAAAGATCAGCTACAGCATTTCAGAAAGTGTCAAAAGTACCAGTAACAAAACAGAGATTGGAACGAAAAGAAACAACAACCAAATCGAACGCTCAACACAAGCTCATGTATGACTACAAATCTAAAGACAGATGTCAACAGTCAAGCCCAATCAAATCCAAAAAGCAACCTATTTTAGACGAGGAAACAGTTTTGGCACACAAATATTGCAGGCCAG GTCGGTACGTGCTCATTGTCAGCGACGTGACTGAACCTCCATTTCTAGAAAAGCGACCAGAACCGGGTTATCTCCAAATTGTTGTTCAGAAACCTAAACTTATTTCAAATAGCAGAAGAAAATCGGTGTCAAAATAA
- the LOC134189408 gene encoding low density lipoprotein receptor adapter protein 1-like: protein MSSLAASFKDSPRQIRKKMGKESYNLTQAAEDDPFLNGITFHVTYLGSGYHPTGVGEGCTNDVVTEVWRQSQESRNVGKKMSIVVTDKSLKLKDMTTKMVVDDIPLYRVSYCGTDRRHRVVFAFVAKEMDTGKMKVHVTRADNEKKVQAMCMTVSRAFSIAYKSWQYKNRKIAKDNSPHSSPKAVRRDNFAKAPTNPSPTLTAKMAQLKPPSAVPVAMIPTLAPPPASPSQLRVQKIPVKPAPQQIHVVHTGSPLIAPASTHRKVASDTDEINDEFSNLAKARSHPDLLDSNTDEEFNMATVKEQADPGSVENLLDL from the exons ATGAGCTCGCTGGCTGCATCATTCAAAGACAGTCCACGTCAGATACGCAAGAAGATGGGCAAAGAAAGCTACAATCTAACCCAGGCTGCAGAAGACGATCCGTTCCTCAATGGCATTACTTTCCATGTCACATACCTGGGATCTGGCTACCACCCCACTGGAGTTGGAGAAGGATGCACAAACGATGTGGTAACCGAGGTTTGGCGTCAATCGCAGGAGTCACGAAACGTTGGAAAGAAGATGTCTATAGTAGTCACAGACAAAAgtctgaaactgaaagatATGACCACCAAAATGGTGGTAGATGACATTCCGCTGTACAGAGTTTCTTACTGTGGAACTGATCGTCGGCACCGAGTTGTATTCGCCTTCGTCGCAAAAGAAATGGACACTGGAAAAATGAAAGTGCACGTGACGAGAGCAGACAACGAAAAGAAG GTGCAAGCTATGTGCATGACAGTCAGCAGAGCATTTAGCATTGCTTACAAATCTTGGCAATACAAGAACAGAAAAATTGCAAAGGACAACAGTCCACACTCGTCTCCTAAGGCCGTACGTAGAGACAACTTTGCCAAGGCACCTACAAACCCATCGCCCACCCTGACAGCAAAGATGGCACAACTCAAGCCTCCTTCCGCAGTGCCAGTAGCAATGATCCCAACACTGGCACCTCCACCAGCATCACCATCTCAATTACGTGTCCAAAAAATTCCAGTGAAACCAGCACCACAACAAATCCATGTAGTTCACACTGGGTCACCACTGATTGCACCAGCTTCGACACATAGAAAAGTTGCCAGTGATACTGATGAGATCAATGATGAGTTCTCCAACCTCGCAAAGGCCAGATCACACCCAGATTTGCTGGATTCTAATACTGATGAAGAATTTAACATGGCAACAGTCAAAGAGCAAGCTGACCCGGGATCAGTAGAAAACTTGCTTGACCTCTAA
- the LOC134189412 gene encoding cyclohexanol dehydrogenase-like encodes MYGKRFLAEEQTPLDQEHTRQRFTGKVAVVTGGASGIGRGVVDRFTNDGASVAIVDIDSDLGKKVSEELSGKGFSVQYYNVDVSNKGSCVQAAQDFAKLNGGRIHFLVNSAVYFGSQGLNAERSDWDMSFKVNVEGYANMVQACFPHMMAAGGRECAIVNVASISAHRAQPTRWTYSATKGAVATMTKCMALDLSTQGIRVNSVSPAWIWTPEVAKAAEFNRIKYEPTWGPFHMLRRMGETSEVAAAISFLCSKDASFITGTDLPVDGGYMSMGPEGLGEKSCFAGTKK; translated from the coding sequence ATGTACGGGAAACGATTTCTGGCGGAAGAGCAGACTCCTCTCGATCAAGAGCACACCAGACAGCGCTTTACTGGCAAAGTAGCTGTAGTGACAGGCGGGGCCTCCGGAATAGGGCGGGGAGTAGTGGACCGCTTTACGAATGACGGCGCAAGCGTTGCAATTGTTGACATTGACAGCGATTTGGGAAAGAAAGTTAGCGAAGAGCTATCGGGCAAAGGATTCTCAGTCCAATACTACAATGTTGACGTCTCCAACAAAGGAAGTTGCGTGCAAGCAGCGCAGGACTTTGCGAAACTCAACGGGGGCCGCATACACTTCTTAGTAAACTCGGCAGTTTATTTTGGATCGCAAGGACTGAATGCCGAGCGCAGCGACTGGGACATGAGCTTCAAAGTGAACGTCGAAGGCTATGCCAACATGGTGCAAGCTTGCTTCCCTCACATGATGGCAGCCGGCGGACGAGAATGTGCCATTGTCAACGTGGCAAGCATCTCAGCACATAGGGCGCAGCCAACTCGATGGACTTATTCTGCTACTAAAGGAGCAGTGGCTACAATGACAAAGTGCATGGCTCTTGATCTATCAACACAGGGAATCAGAGTTAACTCCGTTAGTCCAGCTTGGATATGGACACCAGAGGTTGCCAAGGCAGCTGAATTCAATAGAATCAAATATGAACCTACCTGGGGACCATTCCATATGCTACGTCGAATGGGAGAAACTTCAGAAGTAGCAGCTGCCATTAGCTTTCTTTGTAGTAAAGATGCCTCATTCATAACAGGTACAGACCTACCAGTAGATGGTGGCTACATGAGTATGGGACCAGAAGGTCTGGGAGAAAAGTCATGTTTTGCTGGAACAAAAAAGTGA
- the LOC134189369 gene encoding MORN repeat-containing protein 1-like isoform X1, with product MLSEQKEGELVLRELRKKPIRPGQYVGKQKNNKRHGYGIYVFPNSFFRYEGQWQDGKLHGQGKLIMKDGSYYQGSFRNDEIEGKGFRTYAFSGDNYEGNFLKGEPCGEGVMTYSNGSRYEGSWKSGKYEGHGVLACSNGATYTGHFLDHRRHGCGTQFYANGDHYRGKWRDGKRHGQGDFVGTTGIRYKGLWSNDRYHGDGSLHLPSGILFKGLFHNGAPKSTSSNVTRLRIVGPQTIYAPVDNLINKLQVINVECISDTGETVVAETGRVLKITAGHRHRNGYQPSPSAMGKRTPAFAMSSHKPEHKELVQDFALMKSPFGFEMEPYEVKQIPTHDIVTSVNSEDSAFDDTVFDSHPVSISLSMSSPTMICNPDVPTISVGSGFTEPAKPKYHSKMSKCEVPIETFHSLEECTLAEANAFLEALKPVEVTYTEKGRACFYNLVLPSEKQRLSNQPITERSATAFQKVSKVPVTKQRLERKETTTKSNAQHKLMYDYKSKDRCQQSSPIKSKKQPILDEETVLAHKYCRPGRYVLIVSDVTEPPFLEKRPEPGYLQIVVQKPKLISNSRRKSVSK from the exons ATGTTATCAGAGCAGAAAGAAGGAGAACTAGTCTTACGAGAGCTCCGAAAAAAACCCATTCGACCAGGGCAGTACGTTGGAAAGCAAAAAAACAACAAGAGACACG GGTATGGTATATATGTCTTCCCAAACTCTTTTTTCCGCTACGAAGGCCAGTGGCAAGATGGGAAACTGCACG GACAAGGCAAGCTGATCATGAAAGACGGTAGCTACTACCAGGGGTCATTTAGAAATGACGAGATAGAGGGCAAAGGCTTCCGAACTTACGCTTTCTCAGGCGATAACTACGAAGGAAACTTTCTCAAGGGAGAACCATGTGGGGAAGGCGTGATGACGTACAGCAACGGCTCACGCTACGAGGGAAGCTGGAAGTCTGGAAAATACGAAG GACATGGAGTTCTAGCCTGTTCAAATGGTGCAACATACACAGGTCACTTTCTCGATCACAGGCGCCACGGATGCGGCACACAATTCTATGCCAACGGAGATCACTACAGGGGCAAGTGGAGAGATGGAAAGCGCCACGGGCAAGGAGACTTTGTTGGGACTACTGGAATCCGATACAAG GGCTTATGGTCTAACGATCGTTACCACGGAGACGGGTCACTTCACCTACCAAGCGGTATACTGTTCAAAGGGTTGTTTCACAACGGTGCACCAAAGAGTACGTCTA GTAATGTGACACGACTTAGAATCGTTGGTCCTCAAACAATCTATGCGCCTgttgataatttgataaacaaatTGCAAGTCATTAACGTAGAGTGCATTTCCGACACAGGAGAGACCGTTGTTGCAG AAACTGGAAGAGTTTTGAAAATAACAGCAGGACACAGGCATCGCAACGGCTACCAGCCTTCACCTTCAGCAATGGGAAAGAGAACGCCTGCATTTGCGATGTCTTCACACAAACCTGAACATAAAGAACTTGTCCAAGACTTTGCTCTGATGAAGTCACCATT TGGATTCGAAATGGAACCATATGAAGTCAAGCAAATTCCTACACATGACATTGTTACGTCTGTAAACAGCGAAGACAGTGCATTTGATGACACAGTTTTTGATTCTCATCCAGTTTCAATCTCACTGTCTATGTCCAGTCCTACCATGATCTGTAATCCTGATGTCCCAACTATTTCAGTTGGCAGCGGTTTCACAGAACCTGCCAAGCCTAAGTATCATTCCAAGATGTCCAAATGCGAAGTTCCTATTGAAACATTTCATTCACTAGAGGAGTGTACTTTGGCAGAAGCCAATGCCTTTCTAGAAGCCTTGAAGCCTGTAGAAGTAACTTATACAGAAAAAGGAAGAGCCTGTTTTTACAACCTTGTCTTGCCTTCCGAAAAACAAAGACTTTCTAACCAACCAATCACTGAAAGATCAGCTACAGCATTTCAGAAAGTGTCAAAAGTACCAGTAACAAAACAGAGATTGGAACGAAAAGAAACAACAACCAAATCGAACGCTCAACACAAGCTCATGTATGACTACAAATCTAAAGACAGATGTCAACAGTCAAGCCCAATCAAATCCAAAAAGCAACCTATTTTAGACGAGGAAACAGTTTTGGCACACAAATATTGCAGGCCAG GTCGGTACGTGCTCATTGTCAGCGACGTGACTGAACCTCCATTTCTAGAAAAGCGACCAGAACCGGGTTATCTCCAAATTGTTGTTCAGAAACCTAAACTTATTTCAAATAGCAGAAGAAAATCGGTGTCAAAATAA
- the LOC134189395 gene encoding rRNA methyltransferase 1, mitochondrial-like isoform X1, with amino-acid sequence MFRAGLLVDACEFVSRVEACGMRRVPCQIEGCSFLFWTKRHCKYFESIPLGRKSVLYRCKTRRSNGEPLELVFGLQPCLAALRAQRRVIQKVYLRNDYGQRPRSQLDTVVELAQEYNIQLEGISIARLNHISKDRPHQGVVLVTSRLEFEDQNVTTREEHRSLQIGENGVPALWVVLDEIQDPMNLGAILRTTQFLGVERVIVSRKNCAPLSPIVSKSSAGTMETKAVFAVGSVVKFLQDCALCGWEVLGSCTSENNLQGVDERLDSVEDITLHGPIILVLGNEGRGLRPSVVRVCSRLVTILPSSSSLSTLGLDSLNVSVAAGILMYVLQQKLKFCNSI; translated from the exons ATGTTTAGGGCGGGGCTACTGGTTGACGCATGCGAGTTCGTGTCACGTGTGGAAGCGTGTGGGATGAGGAGGGTTCCGTGTCAAATTGAAGGCTGCTCATTCCTTTTTTGGACAAAGAGACACTGCAAATACTTTGAGTCGATACCACTCGGTAGGAAAAGCGTACTTTATCGATGTAAGACTCGTCGTTCAAATGGTGAGCCGCTGGAACTGGTGTTTGGGCTGCAGCCTTGTCTAGCAGCACTGAGAGCGCAACGACGTGTTATTCAAAAAGTCTACTTGAGGAACGACTATGGCCAAAGACCGAG GTCTCAATTGGACACAGTTGTTGAACTGGCTCAGGAATATAATATTCAACTGGAAGGAATAAGCATTGCACGTTTGAATCATATTAGTAAGGATCGACCTCATCAAGGTGTAGTTCTTGTAACAAGTCGACTTGAGTTTGAAGATCAAAATGTCACAACAAGAGAAGAGCATAG GTCGTTGCAAATTGGTGAGAATGGTGTACCAGCTTTGTGGGTAGTTTTGGATGAAATTCAG GATCCCATGAATCTTGGTGCTATATTGAGAACTACTCAATTTCTTGGAGTAGAGAGAGTTATAGTATCTAGAAAGAACTG TGCACCTTTGTCTCCCATTGTGAGCAAATCGAGTGCTGGTACCATGGAAACAAAAGCTGTTTTTGCTGTTGGGAGTGTAGTCAAATTTCTACAG GACTGTGCACTTTGTGGATGGGAGGTCTTGGGCAGCTGTACCTCTGAAAACAATTTACAGGGAGTAGATGAAAGACTTGATTCTGTTGAAGACATTACTCTGCATGGACCTATCATTTTAGTACtag GTAATGAAGGGAGAGGTCTTCGTCCAAGTGTAGTGAGAGTCTGTTCTCGGCTTGTGACTATTTTGCCATCCTCTTCAAGTCTTTCCACTTTAGGATTGGATTCACTCAATGTCTCTGTTGCTGCAG GGATACTGATGTATGTTCTCCAGCAAAAGTTGAAATTTTGTAACAGCATTTGA
- the LOC134189385 gene encoding tetratricopeptide repeat protein 23-like: MASGHLEVVIPSSLGAGQLHSSLVEARNVDVAHNSDSDDASDDLQDEQVAAEVLLEKNWKRYRLRAKKRQGHFAVRSLVRCLALTRIVHGDDSWRRAHIHSELATAYLELQDMPMQAVKHSQTAVDMTIRLYQKLKGDMIETGSENYGDDDQLGKRSNQNLIEILTVLSSAHFGLGKALFALGKYAEGEAALVNAQQYADELQCSSTYSNQVTTVEIYKALGLCCLKQKKTRLAGDYLDQAEKLAINLYGEDAVQMIDIHQNMGKVRQQRNELEGAVEEYLKAFSIAVTRNGQESASAAGAGHCLAAAYLAIGGSDAETVAEGYLNDCLAIYQRLHGPQSKKSVEIQKELCRLMLRMSRHKEATELLLEVVRASCLVYGDPSAEVAASYKLLGTVFLSQGHVDRTLVQYQKSYEMFRTVCGPRHKQTVDVQQKIDMLARSSTAGAETTKKSFNQRPRFRTVVK, from the exons ATGGCATCAGGACACCTAGAAGTTGTTATTCCGTCGTCTCTTGGTGCCGGACAACTTCATAGCTCACTGGTCGAAGCACGTAATGTTGACGTCGCGCACAACAGTGATTCCGATGATGCCAGTGACGATCTGCAAGACGAGCAAGTAGCAGCTGAAGTATTGCTAGAGAAGAACTGGAAACGTTACAGATTAAGAGCGAAAAAGAGACAG GGACACTTTGCTGTGCGTAGTTTGGTGCGATGTCTTGCTCTTACCCGCATTGTACACGGAGATGACAGCTGGAGAAGAGCACACATTCATTCAGAGCTTGCAACTGCGTATCTTGAGCTTCAAG ACATGCCAATGCAAGCTGTGAAGCATTCTCAAACTGCAGTAGACATGACTATACGTTTGTATCAGAAGCTCAAGGGAGACATGATAGAGACTGGAAGTGAGAATTATGGTGACGATGATCAGTTGGGGAAAAGAAGTAATCAAAACCTGATAGAAATACTGACTGTATTGAGTTCTGCTCACTTTGGTTTGGGAAAAGCTTTGTTTGCTCTTGGAAA ATATGCTGAAGGAGAAGCAGCTTTAGTAAACGCACAACAGTATGCAGATGAACTGCAATGCTCCTCTACTTACTCTAATCAGGTCACAACAGTAGAAATTTACAAAGCTCTAGGGCT GTGTTGCTTAAAGCAGAAGAAAACTAGATTGGCCGGAGATTATCTAGACCAA GCTGAGAAACTTGCAATTAACCTCTATGGTGAGGATGCTGTCCAAATGATTGATATTCACCAGAATATGGGAAAG GTTAGGCAGCAAAGGAATGAGTTGGAAGGAGCTGTTGAGGAATATCTGAAAGCTTTTTCTATTGCAGTTACTAG GAATGGTCAAGAGTCAGCGTCTGCTGCGGGAGCAGGTCATTGTCTAGCTGCAGCATACTTGGCAATAGGTGGATCTGATGCTGAAACAGTAGCAGAAGGTTATCTGAATGATTGTCTTGCAATATACCAACGTTTGCATGGTCCACAAAGCAAGAAGAGTGTAGAGATTCAAAAAGAACTTTGTCGACTAATGCTGAGGATGAGCAGGCATAAG GAAGCTACTGAACTGCTATTAGAAGTAGTTAGGGCAAGCTGTTTAGTCTATGGAGATCCCAGTGCTGAG GTGGCTGCTTCATACAAGTTGTTGGGCACAGTTTTTCTGTCTCAAGGGCATGTAGATCGAACTTTGGTTCAATACCAAAAG AGTTATGAGATGTTCAGGACAGTATGTGGTCCTCGTCATAAGCAAACTGTTGATGTTCAGCAGAAGATTGACATGTTGGCTAG ATCATCAACTGCTGGTGCAGAGACGACAAAAAAATCTTTCAATCAGCGACCACGATTTAGAACTGTTGTGAAATAA